One window of Lacerta agilis isolate rLacAgi1 chromosome 14, rLacAgi1.pri, whole genome shotgun sequence genomic DNA carries:
- the DKKL1 gene encoding dickkopf-like protein 1 isoform X4 — protein sequence MGSLSETDRRGVLLSYRLASESRGLSRGGLQPLCGAEGWLTPKGVGAEKGSGSGSDRIRDRPKMLLPLVWGFWCLTALMQGRNTASAAFLPPSVERLFKEFRNIFEQSREDVLGKDRLEPSVDISKLPSNYHNEEKHQRKVGNATVYSHREISKMTDNRTGEMVFSEKTVTSIEQADARPDEEEEEEEKKPVASQEENGAEADRESTGLRFLKLGPPQPRPRLTFLIFRLPQHLKSKPIPEANWEKEEPATDKRHRLLAIRNGLLTAPHPIKKKALPVTPNRKLLPRKRHFFFFWRKM from the exons ATGGGCTCCTTGTCAGAAACTGACCGACGGGGAGTTCTGCTTAGTTACAGGCTGGCTAGTGAATCGAGGGGGTTAAGTAGAGGTGGGCTGCAGCCCCTGTGTGGGGCAGAGGGGTGGCTGACCCCAAAGGGTGTGGGTGCCGAGAAGGG GTCTGGCTCTGGCAGCGACAGAATCAGGGATCGGCCCAAGATGCTGCTGCCGCTGGTGTGGGGATTCTGGTGCCTGACAGCTCTGATGCAAGGAAGGAACACAGCATCTGCTGCCTTCCTGCCCCCCAGCGTGGAGAGGCTCTTCAAGGAGTTTCGCAACATCTTTGAGCAGAGCCGG GAGGATGTGCTGGGGAAAGACCGGCTTGAGCCCTCTGTTGATATCAGCAAGCTGCCCTCAAACTATCACAACGAGGAGAAGCACCAGCGGAAAGTGGGGAATGCCACTGTGTACAGCCACCGTGAAATCAGCAAA ATGACTGATAACCGTACAGGagagatggtgttttcagagaaaACAGTGACTTCTATTGAACAGGCAGACGCCCGCCCagacgaggaggaagaggaggag GAGAAAAAGCCAGTGGCTAGTCAGGAAGAAAATGGCgctgaggcagacagagagaGCACTGGGCTCAGGTTCCTCAAGCTGGGCCCACCCCAGCCTAGGCCTAGGCTGACCTTTCTAATCTTCCGCTTGCCCCAGCATCTTAAGAGCAAGCCCATCCCCGAAGCCAACTGGGAAAAGGAAGAGCCGGCCACTGACAAGAGGCACAGGCTGCTCGCCATTCGGAATGGGCTTTTGACAGCCCCGCACCCCATCAAGAAGAAGGCCCTGCCTGTCACCCCAAACCGCAAGCTCCTTCCACGAAAgcgccatttctttttcttctggcgGAAAATGTAA